The Myxococcales bacterium genome contains the following window.
ATCGCATCGCATTGCTGTGATGCGGCAGCGATTTGCGTCGATGCATGGTCAAATGATCTCGCTCGACGAAATCGATTTCGTGTTCGCCCAGGACGTTGATTTTGCCCTGTTCACGAATTCGCGCGAGTCGCGCATCGACTAGATCGGTATCGGTCTCTTCCGGCGTCTCGCCTTCGAGGCCGAGCAGGATGGCTTTGTCGCTGCCGTGACCTTTGCCGGTCGCCCCAAGTGAGCCAAAAAGTTCGACGCGGATGGTGGCGGTCTTCTCCAGCAGACCGTCGTCACGCAAACCACTGGCAAAGGTCAGCGCGGCGCGCATGGGTCCAACCGTGTGCGAACTCGACGGGCCAATCCCGATGCTGAAGAGATCAAATACGCTTATTGTCATGACACACCACCTGTCCTTCCAATCACACTATTCACTCTATAACGCTGCGAAGCCACGCCCTTGCGGTCCTCTGCGCGCCCCGTCACTCATCCTACGCCATGCTTGGAGAGAACATCAGTCCGTGCGGCGAACGAGGCGGGAGAGTACAGCAAGATCGTCGGCAACTGACAGGCAAAGGTACTTAACAGCCGGGGCGGCTTAACACTTGGGGGCACGGGTCGGTCGAGGGACGTACCTCGAGCGGGATCTCCGCTTCCGGTCCCGGGGACGCCCTGCGGGCAATTTTCTGGGGATCGACAGCCGGATTTTTGAAACGAGTCAAAATTCCGTATGTTCTGAAGCCGCCCGATCCCGGCCCCCACATGCCGGGGCTGATCGCCGGGGCGTGCACCCCGGGCCGCGAGCAGGAGCGGCCGGAAAATCAAATCGACCTGGACCTCGCGGGCGAAAGGAATGAGCGCATGATGCTGGAAGGATTGCGGCTGATGGCCGTAGGCATGTTTACGGTTTTTGCGTTCCTGACCCTCCTCGTTGGGCTGATGCATCTGTCGGCGGTCTTCTTCGAGGCGAACGCCCATCGATTCGCCGAGGACGAGCCGGTGAGCGCCACCTCGACGCGAGCGAATCACGACGATGAAATCGCCCTTGCGATCGCGCTCGCCGAGGCAATGCGACAGGGGCGAATCGTTTAGGATGGCCAAGAGACTCGTCAATGTAATGAACACTTCGTTTCGCGACGGCTTCCAATCCGTTTACGGAGCGCGCGTCAAGACCGCAGACTTCCTGCCGGCGGTCGAAGCTTCCATCGAAGCGGGTTTTACGCATTTCGAAGCGGGCGGCGGTGCTCGCTACCAGTCGCTCTATCTGTACTGCCAGGAAGACGCCTTCGACATGATGGACGCCTTCCGCGCGACAACCGGGGCGAGTGCGAACCTGCAAACTCTCTCGCGCGGCGTGAACGTGGTCGGTCTCGACTCGCAAAGTTCCGACGTCATCGATCTGCATGCCAAGCTGTTCAAGAAGCACGGCATGACCACGATCCGCAACTTTGATGCACTGAACGACGTTCGGAATCTCCTGTACTCGGGCCGTTGCATCAGCGAAGCGGGCCTCAAGCACGAAGTCGTAATCACCCTGATGGAACTCCCGCCGGACTGCTCGGGCGCCCACACGCCCGAGTTCTACATGGAGACCCTCGAGAACATCCTCGACGAAGGCGTGCCCTTCGATTCGATCTGCTTCAAAGACGCGTCGGGAACCGCGGTTCCGTCGAAGGTC
Protein-coding sequences here:
- a CDS encoding OadG family protein, whose protein sequence is MPGLIAGACTPGREQERPENQIDLDLAGERNERMMLEGLRLMAVGMFTVFAFLTLLVGLMHLSAVFFEANAHRFAEDEPVSATSTRANHDDEIALAIALAEAMRQGRIV